TTCATTATCTTAGATTCAAGCTAAAGCCCTGTCAACGTAGACGAGTTAATGAATTCAAAAAGACTCCGTCCTTTGAGGATGGAGTCTTTTCATAGTTAGCGTTCTTTTTTCAATAACCAGTTCACGTTCGGTGACAGCAACGGTCGGAAGATCGTCACAACTGGGCGACTTGAAAGCAACCAGACGAATCCAGTAGCAAGCAAGAAGGACAGTCCAATCAATAGTAGAGGCGATTCCGTAATCGCTGGTGGAACGGAATCACGGAACAAACGGACGATGAACGAGTGAATCAAGTAAATCGCGAGCGTCTGAATGCCGATTTGATCGAAGCGTTCTCCGAACGACCGGTGTGGAACGATCAATAGGACCGAAAAGATCATGATTGTACTGACGGCATAGAGGAAGAGCTGGATCGCAACTCCCTTGAGTAACGAAACTTCAAATTCACCGTACGTATCCCGGTAGAACAACCAAACCGTATCAAAACCATTTTTTGTCCAGATGATCATGAAGACGGCAATCAGCAGTGAAATAATCAAGCCGGTCAACCGACCGATTGGTGCCGTCAGCTGCTTTCGCCAGCCGGTGTCAGTTAACCAGCCGCGCTCTTTGACGAGATAACCCATCAGGAAGAACGGATAAAAACTGACGACTTTTTGCAACGACAGGAAGTTCGTGATCGCATCTGGATTGGCATTGATCAATAAGGCAAATAAGATACTAATGATCAGCGGGAAACGCATCACCTGGAAAGCGGGCGTGACGGTCTGCCAAATGATGATCCCGAGGAGATACCACAGCGTCCAATTCGGAACGAGCGGATGGAGTAAGCCATCGAGCATCTCACGTAAGGAATCATCCTGCGTGTAAGACAAATAGATTTCGTGAATCGATTGCCAAATGAAATAGAGGGCAACGAATGCGAGAATGCGTTTAGGTCGAACTTGCTTGAAAAAATAGCCGCTCATGAAGATGAAGGCCGGCATATGCAACAAGTAAATGACGTTATACGCCATTCTGACGCTATCGTTTCCTGGTAAGTCTCGGAACGTCTCAATCAAGTGACCGAAGACGACCATAAAGATGAGCAAAACCTTATAGTTCCCAAGCCAATGATCGTATGACGGAGTGGTCACTGGTTTGATAGGAGTAGTCATTTTTTCTCACCTAGCAGAATTTGATCAACGAACCGGGCGCTCGATTTCCCGTCCTGATGTTCAAAGAAGTATTCGGCGAATGCTTTGACGTTATGCATTTCGAAATCTTTGTTTTTAATCCGTTCAATCAACTCTTCCGATGTCTTGACGATTGGACCCGGAACGAATTCCTCGAAGTCGTAATAGAAATCACGTTTTGAGATATAGTCCTCAAGATCATACGCGAAGAACAACATCGGTCGGTTTAGTAGAGAGAACTCGAAACACGTCGATGAGTAATCCGTGATTAAGATGTCTGAGACGAACAGCAACTCATTGATTTCACGATGATCCGTCAAATCGAGGAAAAAGTCAGCGTAGACTTCTGGAATCTCCATCCGGCGACGGATGAATGGGTGCAGTTTAAGGACAAAGACATACTCCTCGTGGAGTGCTTCGTATAAAGCATCGAGATCGAGTTGATCAAAATCATAATAGGCGCTTTTGGCACCATTTCCTCGGAACGTCGGCGCGAACATGATGACTTTCTTTTGTTTGAAGACCGGATATTCTTCGTAAATGCGTGACTTTGCTTCTTCAATGAATGCTTGATCGAAGAACATGTCCGTCCGTGGAATACCGGTCGCGACGACTTGATCTTCCCGTAAACCAAAACCTTCTGCATAATGACGGGCGACGTTATGAGAGCTAACGATCGCTTTCGTATAGTTCCGGTGACTGAGCGAGTTCGCGCTTGGGCCACCTGGTTTTCCGAGACGACTGTAACCGAACGTCTTAAATGCGCCAACAGCATGCCAGACTTGCACCAAATCACTGCCTTTACGAATATTCAACGGATAGATCATCGGATAGAAGTCATCGACAAGAATCGTTTTTGCTGTTGCTAAATGATATGGCAGCGCAAATTTGTCACGCCAATCGCGACGAGACTGGAGATTCGGTTTGAAGAACGTCTTCACATCGAGATCGAGCTGACGACGCTCGACTTCATTCAAGATATAAGCAAAATTCCCGCTAATATCGCTCCGGGAATCGGAAGCAAGGATGACTTTATTCTCTTGAATCGGTTGCGTCCATTTCGTAACGTTATAAATCGTTTTAAACGTAAAACGACGGAACTTGAACGCGCGCTTCTTCATATTCTTCTTCCACTTCTTATAGCGATCGATGACTTGGATGAGACGTTTCGTTTCGCCTTTTTTTAGGGAATGGAAACCTAAAGAGTTGCTGTATTCCGAATACTGCACGACAAGTTCGTACTCAAGTAAGATTAAGGCGTTACTATGTTTTGTATCGACGCGGTAAGCGACTGGGATAAGCGAACGTGTATCCCCAAAAGGCGCTTCATGTAAAATTGTCTTCCCTTGGACGATGGCGAAGAATGCATCAAAATACCCCATCGGCAATGGACGACCTGTCAGCGTAATCTGATTCAGATTTAATTCGCCTGTAAAGGACTCTTCCGTCCAGTCTCCTTCAAACGGGAAGCGGCAAATGAATGTCCGTTTATTTCGTTTATTACGGAAGATGATGGCACGCTCAAGCGGCACCAATGCTTCGGTAGGTTCGGACTGGATGTACTCATCGTCCGGCTCCTCTGATTCAGCTTGTTGTTGTAATGTAGGATTTTCAAATAACGTTTGTTCGGCGCGCAAAAAATCAGTCAACCCACTTAAGCGTGCTTCGAAACGAAAAGTCGTTCCAGCCAATTCCAAGTAGGTGACCTCAGCATGTAAAGTAGGGGTCAGTGTCTCTTCTATCAAAACCATCTCTCCTCGCTCGAATAATTACAATGCATTTACACAATCATGATAGATTTTTAAATTTTACGTGAACATAGTATAGTGAAACTAGAAATCACCACTCATTATATCGTGAGACATTAAAATTAATAGGGATTTCTTTATTTTTTTGTGTTTTTGTAAAATAACACTTCAAGACAGACTGCACCATTACACATACCCTGAACATGAGGGATAGAAAACCGAATTGCGATTATTTCATAAGGGAGGGAAGCAGGTCGTCTCGTTTGGAAGCATCTACGAGACACTGCGTCAGAAGATGATTTATGCAGCCATTTTAGCTGGAGGAAAAGGAACACGAATGGGGAATGTCGATCGCCCAAAACAATTCTTATCGATTGGAGAACGTCCGATCATCGTCCATACAGTAGAGAAATTCTTATTACATGAGGATTTTGACCGCATCATCATCGTCACACCGACTGCTTGGATTAACTATACGCGCGATATTTTGGAGAAATACATTGGAAAAGATGACCGTCTCGTCATCACACCAGGTGGGCAGGATCGTAATGAATCGATCATGGCAGCTGTGAACTGGATCGAAGAAAAAAATGGATTATCGGATGAAGATATCATCGTCACACATGATGCTGTCCGTCCGTTCCTGACGCACCGTATCATCAAGGAAAACATCGAAGCTGCACAAGAATTCGGGTCATGCGATACGGTCATTTCAGCGATTGATACGATCGTCGCTTCAACGAATGGTAAAACGATCACGGACATCCCGGTTCGCGATCAAATGTATCAAGGACAGACACCACAAAGTTTCCAAATCACGAAGTTAAAAGCGCATTATGAATCCCTTTCGACAGAAGATCGTGCTATCTTGACTGATGCTTGTAAGATTCTTTTACTTAAAGGAGAAGATGTGGCGCTCGTCACGGGTGAACTGTTCAATATTAAAGTGACGACACCATACGACCTACGGATTGCAAATGCTATCTTGAAGGAGCGGATTCATCAATGATTAATCAAGTCTATCAACTCGTTGCACCGCGTCAAATCGAGGTGACGTATGATGAACGGTCATTGAATACGGATCGTGTCGTCGTTCGTCCGACTTACTTGTCGATTTGTCACGCGGATCAGCGCTACTTCACAGGTAGTCGTAGTGCCGAAGTGTTGGCGAAGAAGTTACCGATGGCGATGATTCATGAAGGTATCGGAAAAGTCGTTCACGATCCTAGCGGAACATTTAAGAAAGGCACGCTCGTCGCGATGGTTCCGAACACACCGACGGAAGAAGATGACATCATCGGGGAAAACTATCTGCGTACGAGTCGCTTCCGTTCGAGTGGATATGATGGCTATATGCAAGATTACGTTTTCTTGAAAGCCGATCGACTCGTTGAGGTACCAGCTGATCTTGATCCTGAAGTCGCAGCGTTCACTGAACTTGTCAGTGTTGCTGTTCATGCCTTGACTCGTTTTGAGAAGATTGCCCATCCTCGTCGCGAGACGTTCGGAGTATGGGGGGATGGGAATCTTGGATTCATCACAGCACTCTTGTTACGTAAAGTGTATCCGGAAGCAAAGTTGCTCGTCTTCGGTAAAACGCAGTCGAAGCTTGACTACTTCTCCTTTGCAGACGAGACGTATCACATCGACCAAATTCCAGCCGATGTCTCATTCAATCATGGTTTCGAATGTGTTGGGGGAATCGGTAGTCAGTATGCAATCAATCAGATGATCGACTATATCATTCCGGAAGGCACGATGGCGTTACTCGGCGTATCGGAAGATGCCGTTGCAATCAACACACGGATGATTCTTGAAAAAGGACTTCGTGTATACGGATCAAGTCGGAGTACACCAGCTGATTTCGCACGGACGATGGAATTGTATCAAACACATCCTGACATTCCAGCTTATTTATCGAACCTTGTCTCAGGTGTATTCCAGATTCGTCAAATCGAAGATATTCATAAAGCGTTTGAAAATGATTTGACGAATCGGTTCGGAAAGACGGTCATGGAATGGTGCATGTAACGAGATGCATTGAAAAAGAGGAGAATCGTCTATGAAACAAAAAATTCGTTTATTGCAACGACGGACGGTCCATTATCTGCTTGCTGTGACATATTGGTTGACGAAACGGTTACCGATTCAACCGAAAAAAGTCGTCTTTGCGACCTATCGTTCGGATCGTCTTGTCGATAACTTTCGTGCCGTCTACGATGAACTCGAACGACGCAACTTAGGGTACCAATACGTTTTTTTGTTAAAGCGATTTCCTCAATCATTGGTGGGGCAAATTCAGTACGTCTTCCATATGATGCGGGCGACATATGAATTAGCAACGGCTCGTTACTTCATCATCGATGATTATTATTACCCTGTGTATGTCTCGCCGCTACGAAAAGGTACAGAGGTCATTCAGCTGTGGCATGCCTGTGGCGCCTTTAAAAAGTTCGGCTATAGTGTGCTCGATAAATCCTATTCGCCGGATGACGATTATTTGAAGATGGTCCAGATTCATCGCAATTACAATAAGGTCTATGTTTCCGGTGAAGCGTGTGTCGCACCATATGCGGAAGCTTTCGGAATGGCACCGGACCGAATTTATCCGTTAGGTGTTCCACGAACAGATCAGCTTTTGAATGTAGCGCGACAAGCTCGGGCACGTGAAAAGCTATATGCACGTTATCCTGACTGGCGAAGCAAACGCATCATCCTGCTGGCACCGACGTTCCGTGGAAATGGACAGACAACAGCTCATTACGATCAAGAACTCGATTTTGAGAAGTTTCGTCGTGAGCTCGGACCGGATACAGTCCTGTTGCTACGGATGCACCCGTTTGTTCTCAATCCACCAGTCGTACCGGACGCGTATGCGGATCAGATCATTAATATGACGGATTATCCGGATATCAATGATCTGATGCAGATTGCCGATATTCTCATCACGGATTATTCGTCTGTCATTTTTGAGTTTGCTTTGTTGCAGAAGCCGATGATTTTTCTCGTCAACGATTTGCAGTCGTATAAAGCAGAACGCGATTTCTATTTCCCATATGAAACTTTCGTGCCGGGACCAATCGTGTCGACGTTCGAAGATGTCATTGCGTGGATTAAACGCGGGCAATTCGATACACATAAAATTGAGACATTTGCGAATCAGTTCTTTACGTATCAGGACGGGGAAGCGACCAAACGAATCGTCGACCATATGTTATATGACACGATTCCAGAGGCACCTGTCTATACGAAAACACCAGTGTGAATACAGAAAAACGTTCCGATTGCGTCTCCGTTTGGGGAGAGAGACGTCATCGGAACGTTTTTATTTTTGAATTGGGGCTTGATTGGCGCGAGCAGGGGTAGCTCGCAGAATGCGCACCTCTTAAAAGTGCGTCAACTTGTCCTTTGCGGACGTTCTCGGTTTGACAGGTGGAACGATGGCAGGCCAGCCGATTTGAATGACGCCGAGAACGCGTTCGTTTTCAGAAGCGTCAACGAGTGAGGCATACTCTGGTGTGAACCAGTGTTTCCCGCTCTTCCAGCAACACCCAAGACCTCGTTCTGTTGCTACCAACTGCAGGTTTTGAATCATGGCAGCCGTTGCGAGTGTATCTTCTAGCTGTTGATCGGGTGTTCCTTGTACCTGACAAAGTACCGTTAAATAAACCGGAACTTCCCGTAGTTTTTGTTCAGCCTGTTGACGTTGTTCAGACGTTTTCGTCTCGAATTGACCACGCGCTGTCAGCAATTCCATCAAGGCATCGACATACCGTGTTTGTCCGTCTTCGATTGCGAGAACAAAGCGCCAAGGCTCTCTTAATTTATGATTCGGGGCATAAATCGCCGTGTCGAGTAATGCTTCTACCAATTCGACCGGAACGGGTTGTTCCGTATAGGACCGGATCGACCGGCGTGTTTCAATCACTTGTTGGGCATGCATCCGTTTCATCTCCTCACTGAGTACTTTTTCACTATAAATGATAACGATTATCATTGTCAACGTTATTTGTCAGAAAACAAAAAAGACGATTCCCGATAGGAAATCATCTTTCGTTGCATTCGGGTTAAGAGGCTTTTCGTTCCTCGTCTTGATCTTGAGCAACAGTCGTTAGTTTCTTTTTCATAAGACGAATCCGGTATAAGGCAAATAGATAATGGGCGAAATAGATCGTAAAACCAAGGAAAATCGTTAATGCTACATGAATTTGAACGCCAGGAACAGCATGAAGCTGAATGAAGAGCAAGACAGCCATTGCCATCGTATAAAGCACCATTTCCACCGATTGTGGCATGACGCGTTGACGTTTTAAGAAAAAGGAACGCATGAGTGGCAGGACGACGAGACTGACGAGACGATCAACCAGTCCGATGACGAGCACGCTGATCACCATCGCTAAACCATTTTCAAAAGTGATCAGTCGAGGAAAGACAAGATATGTGACGAGTAGTAGTGGTCCAACTAATAAAAAGATCGAAATCGAGGCACGAGCGAATACGAAGAGCCCGTTAACACTTGTTAAAAAGGCACGCACGATCTTTTGTGACCAAGGGGATGGTCGACCGACTTGCCAAGCAAAACAACAAGCAAAGATGAACGCATAAAATTGCAGAAAGGCAACCATAAAGCATCTCCTTTAGATATGAAACTCATTGTCCCTAGTGTATCGATTTTAAAGCTGAAGTGCAAAGAAGAACTTTTCGTAAAGTATAAGAAAAGACCAGTTGATGTGACATCAACTGGTCCGTCGTCCATTAATCTAGATTCGGTTCTTTTTTTCCATGCAAGAAGAAGGACAAAATTAATGCGAGCGCAGATAAGACGGTCGCAATCCAGAATGCATCGGTGATTCCTTGAATCGTCGCTTGTTTCGTCAGCATCGTAAACCAACTCGTTGAAGCGGCTTGTGAGCTACCCAGCTGTTGTCCAAGATCGTTTAAATGTTGCGAAAGCGTCGGGTCGAGCGTCGTGAACTGATTCGCATCGTCTGCCAAGCGAGCTGTCGTTTGACGGGTCATGACGGTAACGAGAATCGCAGTTCCGATGGACCCAGCGACTTGACGGAGCGTATTTTGCGTTGCATTTCCGTGTGGAATCATCTTCATTGGTAAGGCGTTCATACCGGCAGTCATGATTGGCATCATGATGAATGCCATTCCTAATGACCGAAGCATGTAGATTCCCATGATCGAGTAATACGATGTATCCATGTTCAATTGCGTCAATTCCCATGTCCCGTACGTCATCAACGTTAAACCGAAGATGGCGAGTGGGCGAATACCGAAGCGGTCAAATAAACGGCCGGCAATTGGACCGGTGATCCCCATGATTAATGATCCTGGCAAAAGGAGAAGACCGGAGTCAATCGGTGAAAATCCACGGATACTTTGAAGATAGATCGGTAAGAGCAACATGCCGCCGAACAAGGCCATCGTAACGATGACATTGATGAAGAGCGTGAAAGAAAATTCCGGTACCTTCAACACACGAATGTTCAGCATAGGATCCTCCATCGACAATTCACGCATCGCAAAAGCAGCAATTCCGATTAAACCGATGACGATCGTACTAATGACGATTGGACTATCCCAGCCATCATTCCCAGCTTCACTGAAACCGTAAAGAAGACTTCCGAATCCAATCGTACTAAATAAGACACCGAGTGCATCAAAAGACGGTTTCGAGAGTGGCTGTGTCAGACGGAACCAAGCAGCACCGAGCAATAATGTCACTAAACCAAAGAACGACATCGCATAAAACATGACATGCCAGTCATAGTTTTGGATGACATATCCTGTGATCGTTGGGCCAACAGCTGGAGCGAGAATCATCGCAATCCCGAGCATCCCCATGGCGGCACCACGCTTATGCGGTGGGAACAACGTCATGAAGACGTTCGATCCAAGCGGCATCAAGATACCAGCACCCGCTGCTTGAACGACACGCCCGATCATCATGACCGGGAAGTTCATCGCCATCGAACAGATGATTGATCCGAAGAAAAAGAGCGTCATCGAAGCAAGAAATAATTGGCGGAACGTGTAGCTTCGCATTAAAAAGGCACTGATTGGGATCAAAATTCCGTTGACGAGCATGAAGCCCGTCGTCAACCACTGAGCAGTAGACGTTGACACGTTGAAGTCATTGATCAGAACCGGCAACGCGACATTGATCAGCGTTTGGTTCAAAATAGCAATGAACATACCGATCAGTAGGACGGTCAATACTTTCGGAATACTGACGTTTTCCGTTGATACTTGTTTTGGAGGTGCTGCGACCGGAGGTGTCACGGTCATCGTTGATTCCGTCTCAAGTGATTCTTCAAGTGTCGGTCCGTCGGTAGCGAGTGCCATGTTAGATGGACGACTGCGACGGGCGATCCAGTTGACGCCGATGATGATCAGAATCGTGAACGCACTGTATCCGAATAAGAAGGTAGTAGACATGAACGTCACTCCTTAATCCTTATGAATGCGGACGGTCACATTCATACCAGGTCGAATGTCGAGCGATTTTTCTTGTGAGAGCGATACTTTAACTGGAATGACTTGTGCGACTTTCGTGTAGTTCGCATTTCCGTTTGAAGACGGCATCATCGAGAACGTGGAAGCCGTCGTCATACCGATTTGTTCGACTTCACCTGAAAGTGTCGTATCCGGATAGCTGTCGACATATACATCAACGGTTTGTCCGACTTTGATTTCATCGATTTCTGTTTCTTCGATGTTCGCTGTGACCCAAAGGTCGTTTAAGTCAAAACCATATGCGAGAGGTGTACCTGCTGCGACGAAGCCGTTCTTTGTCGCCATCGACTGAACGATCGTTGCTTTAGATGGCATCGAAACAGAGAGATCTGTCGGTTTTTGTCCAGTTTGTGCAGTCATGACGTGTCCGACTGTTGCACCACTGTTGAGTGATTCGCCTGTTTTTACTGACCAATCTGTCAATTTACCAGCACTTGGGCTCGCAACCGTTATCATTTTGCCATCGATTTTTGCATTGTCTGTTTTGACGTAGCTCGTTGCCTGATCGTAATAGTAGTATCCGACGACACCGCCACCAATCAAAACGATGAGTGTCACAACATTGATGATTAATAATTTTTTCATACTCATGGGTGTGTTAGCATCCTTTCTTGTGTACAATCGTTTCAAAAAAAGTACTCCTCTGGGGGGAGGAGTAATTAATATAGTTAATTATATGGATCGTTAGCTAACAAACAACCGACAATTTCCAACAAAATGTTGGAAAAATAGATGATAACGGATTCATTTATGAAAAGATAACGAATAAGGAGTGAAATAGGGATGAATAAGAGCCGTGATCCACGACCAAAACGGTCACGTGACCGTATTACGATGGAATTGTTCCAGCTATTAAAGACACATAACTTTTCAAGCATTACCGTCAAGATGTTGACGGATGGGGCAGGGGTCAATCGTTCAACGTTTTATGCTCATTATACAGATAAATATGATTTACTCGATCAAGTCGTTGAGGAGCAAATGAAGGCACTGAAACAAGCGATTCGAATTACGGGTACAGGCACCGTATTTCCGACAGTCGAACAGGTCAGTCACTATTTTGCTCGTTTATTCATTCACATCGAAGAAAACGAATTGTTTTATCAGACGATGCTCGTTCAAGGACCGATTAAAACGTTCATCTCTCGTTTTCTCGATACATTGAAAGAGAATTACCGACTTGTGTTTCGACCGCAAATCACAGAAGAAGCTACGTTCGTCGATCGAGATTTATTGTTGAACTACGTGATTGGGGGACAGCTAGGACTATTGATTTCGTGGTTACGAAACGATCGTCCATATTCAGCAACATATATGGCGGAGCAATTAAGCCGAATGATCGTTTTCGGAACGGTTGAGAGTATTGGTTTTCCTAAGGAAACGGAATAAGTACGTAAAAAAGACACTCCCATATGGAAGTGTCTGATATTCAGGCTTGACGGAATGCGAGTTCCTTCGTATAGATCGTACTTCGATTCCGCCCGCTCTCTTTTGAGTAGTACAATGCTTTATCTGCTTGCTGCAAGGCTTCTAGAGACGTATGGGAATCACTAGAATGTGCAATCCCTAAAGAAATTGTGATTTGTAGATCAGGAACATCTGCTGTTGGGAAGAGGTTACGTGCAACCGTCATCCGAGCCAGTTCCGCTATTTTTTGCGCTTCTTTAGCCGAAGTACTCGGTAAGATGATTAAAAATTCTTCACCACCGTACCGTCCGACGAGGTCGTCCGGTCGTGTCAAGGAAGCGAGAGTCATACCGAGTTGCCGTAAGACATCATCACCTGCGTCATGACCATATGTATCATTGACATGTTTGAAGAAGTCGATATCGATCAAGATAAGTGAATAGCCTTGGTCGGTTGAACCGACAAGTGATAGCGAGTCATCGAGACGACGGCGATTGGCAAGCCCCGTCAAAGCATCTGTCATGGCAAGTTTCTGCTGGTACTGGATATTTTCGAAGTGACGGCGTAATTCCGCTAAAAGTCGAAAAGCAACAAATCCAGCCAGTAGGTTAAAGAAGATATAAGCAATTGAGATTTTAATAAATGTCGACCATGTGTTGGTCAGCACATAAATTGCCGGTAAGGAGTATAGGATTCCCACCAGTACCATGAGTTGAAAATGACGACCGTTCACATGAAGGAACCGGCGAAGGATCCCGATTGTTAAAATAAATAGAGCCATGATCAACGTAGATAAATAAAAACCCTCCATCTGATCGACTGGTGTTAAAAAGTAACGTGTCCCGATGATCATCGCACCTGCAACGATGGCGCTTGGGAAACCACCGAACAGCATGGCAATCGCGACGGGAACGATTCGTAAGTCAACACGGGCGACATCAATTTGGATGCCATTGAACATCAATAACACGGCAATCAAACCACAGACAGCTCCGAGTATAAGACGTGTGCTCCAGCTGGAATTCAGCGAAATACGTGGTTGATTCCGAAATGGTAAGAACAAGAGAGTAATCGTTGTAAACAGTAGACAAAAGTTAATGATGAATTGATTCATGATGGACAACAAATCCTCCCAACTCCCCCAGCTAACAGATTTCCATATATATACTTCTAGTATACTCAAGTAGATAACGGTTAGACAGAGGGAAATCTTTAGACAAAATAGAAAAAACGGTAGAAAATCTACCGTTTTTAAGAAGATGAAGTAAGAGAATCCTCATCCATCGTCAATAAAATTTTATCAAAGACACGAATCATCGTTTCGAGTTCTTCTTCCGTTAATGTCCCGAAGCGATCTTGTAAATAGTTTCTGCGGACGATTTCGAGATCCCGAAATGCACGTTCTCCGTCATCTGTCAAAGCGAGGACGATGGAACGACGATCTTCCGTCGAACGCGTCCGTGTGACGTATCCTTGTTTATACAACTTATCCGTTAAAGCAGTGACTTGACTCGTCGCGAGCTCAAATTGTTCCGCAAGAAGCGTCGGGCGCTGAGGACCATTTTCTGAAAGGCTCCGTAAGATGAAAAATTCACTCCGGGTCGCCGTTCCTTCAAAGAGTCGGTTAAGTTCACGTCGCAGGGTACGAAGAATAACACGCATTTGTTCTTCGAGTCGATAAGTTAGCAAATCACGTTCCTGTGGCATGCAAGCAGCATCCTTTCTCTCAGTGGACTTCTACCATTTAGTGTACTAAACATATCGGATTTTTACCATCGACTACCCGATATTCGAAAAAGGCAATTGACAATTTCGTGGCGATTTGTGTAATATGGCGTAGTAATAACTAACTTAATTCAGTTCTCACTCAACCAGTGGGATGGAGGTTGCAGTTCTTAAGAGTACGGTTACGGATGTCGTCAAGCGACAGATGAGGTGACCTGAAAGGAAGAGTTGCCGAAATCAATCATCGCTTTGAAGATGATCGATTGGGATTAGATCAAATAGGTCTAATACTGTCACAAGTCGGGTATCACCTACTTGTGGAGAGCTATCTTTCACGACGGTAGAATGAGGCGCATCCATTTTATTATGTTGCGTTCTCATCTTCCATCTGGAAGATGAGGGCGCTTTTTGTTTTTCATTCAAAAAGTGTCCTCTCAAAAATTTATACAGAGAGAAGCGAACGAAATGAACAATCTAGATATGAAACAAACAACAGATTCGACAGCAGAAGGGTTAAAACGTGGATTACAAGCCCGTCATATGTCGATGATTGCCATCGGTGGGGCAATCGGAACAGGACTATTCATCGCGTCCGGTGCTTCCGTTGCAGCAGCAGGACCAGGTGGTGCGCTCCTGTCTTACGCTATCGTTGGTCTGATGGTCTATTTCTTGATGACAAGTCTTGGTGAAATGGCGGCATATATGCCTGTCGCTGGATCGTTCTCGACATACGGCACAAAATTCGTCGATCCATCATTTGGTTTTGCATTAGGCTGGAACTATTGGTACAACTGGGCGGTCACGATCGCGGTCGAACTCGTTGCAGCACAAATCGTCATGACGTATTGGTTCCCGGACGTTCCCGGATTTTATTTCAGCGCGTTGTTCCTCTTGCTGATGATCGGCTTGAACTACTTCTCCGTTAAAGGATTCGGGGAAGCGGAGTATTGGTTTGCGATG
This window of the Exiguobacterium acetylicum genome carries:
- a CDS encoding MarR family winged helix-turn-helix transcriptional regulator; protein product: MPQERDLLTYRLEEQMRVILRTLRRELNRLFEGTATRSEFFILRSLSENGPQRPTLLAEQFELATSQVTALTDKLYKQGYVTRTRSTEDRRSIVLALTDDGERAFRDLEIVRRNYLQDRFGTLTEEELETMIRVFDKILLTMDEDSLTSSS
- a CDS encoding TetR/AcrR family transcriptional regulator, which produces MNKSRDPRPKRSRDRITMELFQLLKTHNFSSITVKMLTDGAGVNRSTFYAHYTDKYDLLDQVVEEQMKALKQAIRITGTGTVFPTVEQVSHYFARLFIHIEENELFYQTMLVQGPIKTFISRFLDTLKENYRLVFRPQITEEATFVDRDLLLNYVIGGQLGLLISWLRNDRPYSATYMAEQLSRMIVFGTVESIGFPKETE
- a CDS encoding DHA2 family efflux MFS transporter permease subunit, giving the protein MSTTFLFGYSAFTILIIIGVNWIARRSRPSNMALATDGPTLEESLETESTMTVTPPVAAPPKQVSTENVSIPKVLTVLLIGMFIAILNQTLINVALPVLINDFNVSTSTAQWLTTGFMLVNGILIPISAFLMRSYTFRQLFLASMTLFFFGSIICSMAMNFPVMMIGRVVQAAGAGILMPLGSNVFMTLFPPHKRGAAMGMLGIAMILAPAVGPTITGYVIQNYDWHVMFYAMSFFGLVTLLLGAAWFRLTQPLSKPSFDALGVLFSTIGFGSLLYGFSEAGNDGWDSPIVISTIVIGLIGIAAFAMRELSMEDPMLNIRVLKVPEFSFTLFINVIVTMALFGGMLLLPIYLQSIRGFSPIDSGLLLLPGSLIMGITGPIAGRLFDRFGIRPLAIFGLTLMTYGTWELTQLNMDTSYYSIMGIYMLRSLGMAFIMMPIMTAGMNALPMKMIPHGNATQNTLRQVAGSIGTAILVTVMTRQTTARLADDANQFTTLDPTLSQHLNDLGQQLGSSQAASTSWFTMLTKQATIQGITDAFWIATVLSALALILSFFLHGKKEPNLD
- a CDS encoding diguanylate cyclase produces the protein MNQFIINFCLLFTTITLLFLPFRNQPRISLNSSWSTRLILGAVCGLIAVLLMFNGIQIDVARVDLRIVPVAIAMLFGGFPSAIVAGAMIIGTRYFLTPVDQMEGFYLSTLIMALFILTIGILRRFLHVNGRHFQLMVLVGILYSLPAIYVLTNTWSTFIKISIAYIFFNLLAGFVAFRLLAELRRHFENIQYQQKLAMTDALTGLANRRRLDDSLSLVGSTDQGYSLILIDIDFFKHVNDTYGHDAGDDVLRQLGMTLASLTRPDDLVGRYGGEEFLIILPSTSAKEAQKIAELARMTVARNLFPTADVPDLQITISLGIAHSSDSHTSLEALQQADKALYYSKESGRNRSTIYTKELAFRQA
- a CDS encoding HlyD family secretion protein codes for the protein MSMKKLLIINVVTLIVLIGGGVVGYYYYDQATSYVKTDNAKIDGKMITVASPSAGKLTDWSVKTGESLNSGATVGHVMTAQTGQKPTDLSVSMPSKATIVQSMATKNGFVAAGTPLAYGFDLNDLWVTANIEETEIDEIKVGQTVDVYVDSYPDTTLSGEVEQIGMTTASTFSMMPSSNGNANYTKVAQVIPVKVSLSQEKSLDIRPGMNVTVRIHKD